The genomic DNA CATCGGAAAAAAGCCTTGGATCACAATTTGATAGTGGGAAAAAACATCGTGGTTAGGCCGGGGCTGCAAGGCGGAATAAACCAACCTCCCAGCCCAGCATCATTCACTTGAACAACAATTCGACGTTCAAAACGCCGCAGATTGAAAAGCGACTAGAAATCGCCGAGAGGATTTCCGTCGTTGATCCCAATCAAGAACTCATACAAGCTGTCGCAGGCACTCGTATTGTTGTTCGGGGCGGCACTGCGGGCGAACTGAATGTTTTCCGACAGGAAACGGATGCTGCCATCAAACAACTGCACCATCGCGCCCCCAGGATGCAAGCTGCTAAGCGCTTCTCCCTTTTGGTCGATCGAACCGGTTGAATCATTGATGGGCCAACGCCCCGATAGCCCCACTTCATCCAAGCAGTTGCCATCCTCACCGTAGAAGCAACCTGCCCATGATTTCAAACTCATCGTTTGGCCGTTCAATCGCGAGCACGATTCTCCCACTGCCATCGAGTTGCTGAGGCCATCGGTCACGTCGCGAAACTTACGCGATTTGTTCTGATAGAAGCCACCGTCTGGCGTCGTGTTGTGATAGAAGACGCCCGAGCGGGAGTTATTGTAAACCGCGTAATTTGAACCAGCCCCTTTCAGAAACCGCTGGGCTGCATCGCCGACGTCCGTGCCGACGTCGGAAGGACAGCGGTACGCCGACACAACCACTTTGGCAGCGTTGTTGACTTCAAGCTCCAACAAACGTCCCTCTCCAATCCCTGCGGATTGGTGGAGAGCACCTTGTTCGATGAAGGGCAAAATGAAAGCGGCCCAGCCCCAGCTTTCAACGTTTCCGCCCCCAATTGGATTATTTGCGGTCGTATCACTTGGATCGGCTGCGGGAGTGATAACCGCAGGCGGCAGCGTGTTGTAGGTGTCATGGTAATTGTGCAACGCCAAGCCAATCTGCTTTAAATTATTGCTGCACTGCATCCGCCGGGCCGCTTCCCGCGCCGCTTGGACCGCAGGCAACAGCAGACCAACCAAAATGCCAATGATCGCGATCACGACCAACAATTCGACCAATGTAAAACCCTGTCGCTTGATTCGAGCCATTACTTAACACCCTCAAGAACGCTTTAACGGAAGATAGAGAGACAATTACCAGAGGGGGAGTGTGCCCCCCACTGAGATGTCTGTCAACTCTTTCCGGGAGCCCCACCGCGACTAGCCCCTACTCAACGGCACCCTCGCCCCCACTATTGCACAAATCCACCACGCTCTGGTGGACAACCCGTCATTCATTTTTTTCACGTTGGGCCGCGAAGGCGCTATAAAGAGCGATGTCATGTCACACACTGCACCGTAGCCGCGCATGCGCAACCTTACCACGTTCGCAGTATTGGCCTATCGCGACGAGCGCAACCCATCGCACTAAGAACGCCCGCCGGCGGGTAAACTGGCCCGCGGCCGACGCTTTGCATCAGAGAGGCTTCGCCAACGTCGCCGCAACGTGACGCGAGCCTTGCATGTTCAAGAAATACAGCCTCGACAACCAAAGAAGAGACCAGGCTACGCAGACCGCTTGTCACCGCCAACGCCCCTCCACGTGGAGACGATCAGCAGAACCCGGCTGCCCACCATGGGCGGCCTGCAGGCCATTCAGTTTTTTCCGTCAGGAAACGCAATTGCAGCGCCGACAGCCAACTTCCGATCCTATCCACAGACCAGGCTGCGCCACATCGTCTATGCAATTTCAGCGAACGCATGCGTTAAAGCCGTAGCCAGTCCACCAGGAGCGCAGTGCCCCCGGGTTCATCCTAGAAAGACAATCCGCTCCAAGCGCAGCCTTGAGAGCGCAATGGGAAAACGAACTACTCGCCCAGATTTTGAGGCTCAGGGATCACCGCGCTGACCGCGTCGGCAAATTTTTGCACGCTCTCGGCTGGTGGGGCGCCCGCCTGCAACGAAGCTTGGAGCGTCTTGCCCGCATCTCGTAAAACAATCAACTTCCCGCCAAACGCATCGGCCTGAGCGTCGAGTGATTCCATCAAGATGCTTAGTTTTTCCTCAATCACATCGGCCTTGCGTGCTTTCTTGGCCTCATCAATGAAGCCCCACACAAAATGCGCCGAGTCTTGAAGCACTTGACCTTCCGCAGGAACAGGTGCTCCCCCCGTGCATCCGGTCAACAGCGCCGAAACAAGAAAAAGGGATGCCATAACACTAGAAGAACGGGACAACATCTGCAGTCGATCCTGAAAGGTACGGGGGAACGAAGAAAGGGTCCGTGCGACGGGGCGTCAGACACGAAAGGCGGGCTCATGAAGGGGAGGACCGTTGATACAGGCCGGGCTCCCCTAAATCGCTTACAGCTCGAGCCGACGATTGGGTCGGTTGAAATGTCGTCCTGACCTACCCGTTCCATACCCGCCAGCTGGCTCGAGAAAGGTCAAGCGAAGGAGACGCGGAGCGCGTACTCCCCCGCTTCATTGAACGTGAATCTGCTCCCGCAGAATCGCTAACTCAGATTAGTACGGCCCAATCGGTTGGCCGTCTTGAATCCGTAGCAGATTTTCATAGATGACCTCATCGATGGTTTCGGTGATAAAGTGAACACTTCCATCACAGAAGACCGTTTGTACGCCGCCGGGGTGGTAGCTACGCAACGCCATCCCCTGTGTCGTGGAGCAATCCGGGTTGTTGCGTTGGTTGAAGTTGACGTTGGAGTTGTCGTTGCTCGCGTAAGCGGTGCAGTCGGTTTGCCGCGAATCGTTTGGCGTCAAGAGACCGTTAGCGAAAGCTGAGGCACGCAAACCGAAAATCACTCCACTGGGCCACCCCCACGCACCGCGATCGTCTCCCGTGTTGCCAAGCGAGGCGACGATATCGCCTACGGCGATCACCTGCGACGTTCCGTCGGTGATATCACGAAACTTCGCTCCGTACTGGGCTGGAAGCGAAAACGGTCCTTTGTAAGTGCTACTGGTGAAGGTGCTCATGTCTTGCGTGTAGTGTGTTCCACCGTTTGCAGCATAATTGCCCTTCGCGAAACCGTTGTAATCCTGTGTCAATCGAGAGCCAACGCCAGGGTGCGACGGACAATTATAAGCTTCCATCGTCTCCCCTGTGATCGCGTTGTTGACCGTCGAGCGTGCGACTTGTCCAAAATCCATCTGATTGTGGGCCGCTTGCTGTTCGATAAACGGCAGAATCAAAACCATCCATGTCGCGCCCCAAAACTCATCGCGACCATTGCAGCGGTTGGAAGTCAATGGAGGGCTCTGCTTCGGTGCTTGTCCCGTGTAGATCGCCGCACTCGGGAAACTTTTGAACGTGTCATGGTAGTTGTGCAACGCCAAGCCAATCTGCTTCAGATTGTTGCTGCACTGCATCCGACGCGCCGCTTCGCGTGCCGCCTGAACTGCGGGCAACAACAGCCCGACCAAAATACCGATGATCGCAATCACGACCAACAACTCAACCAGTGTAAAACCACGTCTCTGGGTTCGGATCATCTTCTGCAAAGCCTCGATACTCTGGATACAAACTTAATGAAAAACTAGGAACTTCCCCAAGTCTGCGTCGACCTAAAAAAGTTGTCAACTTAGCAAAAGTGCAACAATCAAGCCTTAGGCAACCACAAAGGACCACCACCAACCACTAATCCACATATCCACCATTCATCGGTGGATAACACAACGTTCTTTTTTCGGAATTTTTCCATACCTTTAGGGAACACGAAACACCACAAACGGAACGCAGATCCACACCACAGGAACCAGAAACCACACTGCAAGGGCACAAGAAAACCACCATTGGTGGCAAGCAACACCCTGCGATAGACCACAGATCCTCAGTACTCGCCGAACGGCCTCATGGTAGGCTAATGGCAGAGTCCACTCCGCAACTATCAGAGAATTCGATATGGAACCAAGAATCGTCGACCAAGTCGAACGACAGATCGAAGCCGCGTTAGCAAAGCTCTTCGAACAGCCGAGTCACGCCTCATTGCCGTTGCATCCATCCCGCAAAACACTGCACTTGATGGCGAAAGCCGCTGCGACGGTCTTCGAGACCGCGGTCGAAAATCGACCGCGCGACAAAGGAATGCGAGCCGACTGAACACGACCCCCACATCGCAACGGGCGGGCAGCTAGAATGGCGACTCCCCATCCTCCAACACCTAGCGAGTTTGTCGATGTATCGATCGATTCTATTTGCCGCGTTTGCCGGCTTCTGTCTGTTCCGCTGCGAGATCAGCCCTGCCGCGACTCCCAACTTCGTAATCATCTTCGCCGACGACCAAGGTTACGGCGACCTCGGATGTTTCGGATCCGAAAAGATCAAGACGCCCAACATCGACCGGATGGCGAAAGAGGGGCGACGGATGACAAACTTTATGGTCGCGTCACCCGTCTGCACTCCGTCGCGAGCCGCACTGTTGACCGGATGTTACCCCAAGCGCGTCGGTCTTCACGAACATGTGCTCTTTCCGCAATCAACGAAAGGGCTGAACCCAGCGGAGCATACGATCGCCGATCACCTGAAAGGGCTCGGATATGCGACGGCATGTTTCGGCAAGTGGCATCTTGGGCACCACCCCGAAACGTTGCCCCGCCAGCACGGGTTTGACACCTATCTTGGGATCCCGTATTCCAACGACATGAATCACCCGGACAACAAAGGGAAGCCGCGCGTGGCGTCGGATGAACTGTGGCGAAGTCCGGAGAGTGCGTTGACGCTCTGGAACACGCCCCTTGTCGAAAACGAAACAATTGTCGAACTGCCCGTCGACCAACGGACCGTCACGCGACGTTACACCGATCGGGCGATCGAGTTCATCCGCGAGAACCAGAAGAAGCCCTTCTTCGTCTATCTTCCGCACAGCATGCCCCACATTCCGCTGTACGTTCCCGAGGATGCGTACGACGCCGATCCACAAAACGCCTACACCTGCGTGATCGAGCACATCGATGCGGAAGTCGGCCGGTTGATCGATACGATTCGCAAATTGGAGCTGGCCGAAAACACGTACGTGATCTACACGTCGGACAACGGCCCATGGCTGCAGTTCAAAAATCATGGCGGCTCGGCCGGTCCGCTTCGCGCGGGGAAAGGGACCACGTTCGAAGGAGGGCAACGCGTTCCCTGCGTCGTCTGGGGACCAGGCCGGATCCCCGCCGGGACCCAGTGCGACGAACTGATGGGTACGATCGATCTGTTGCCATCGATCGCCGCGCTGACCGCTAGTAAACTGCCCAGCGATCGCAAGATCGATGGAATGAATCTCGCCCACCTGCTGACTGGAGAATCGGGCGAGGCATCGCGCGACGAATTTGTCTATTACACTTCCCGCGGCGATCTGGAAGGCCTGCGGCAGGGGAAGTGGAAGCTGTTAGTCAAAGCGCCGCCGAAGAAGAAGCCGTCGGCGAAGCTGAAGACCGATACCAACCTGCCGCAGCGGATGCTGTTCGATCTGCAAGCCGATGTGGGTGAGCAGACGAACCTGGCCGACGCCCATCCCGATCGAGTTGCGGCGATGGAAGCACGCATGAAAGCGCTTGACGCCGAGATCACGGCAAACGCCCGCCCGACGTGGAACAAATAGCGTTGCGGGCGCCACGAACGTAAAAGCTGCGGCAGTCCAAGCTAATCCAAAATGAGCGTCAACTATCCGACGCACGCGACGACTGCCGCAGATCGAGTCGACAGAACAACAGAAGCTTTTCGCAGCCGCTGTCGATCAGAATTACGAAAAACGTTGAGCCGTGGCGACGCGATTCACGGCCCACGCCGCATCGATTGGATCAGTCGAGCATGCGTCCGTCGCGATAACGAAACGCCCCATCGACTGGCAAGACCGTTCCCGTGATGTAGTCGGCATCGGGCGACATCAGGAACGTGGCCGCACGGCCGATATCCCGAGCTGATCCCAGTCGGCCCCAAGGCAGCTTGGGCGCTTCCTCCTCGAAAAACTTCGGCGTGAACGCCTCGCGTTCCCCAGGGGTATCGATCCAGCCAGGTTCGATCACGTTGACATTGATATGGCGACTGGCCAGTTCGACAGCGATTGTCATGGCCAATTGATTCAAGCCCGCCTTGGCTGCGCAGTACGCACTTTTCTGAGCCATCGGACGCTGAGCAAGCACGCTGGAGATAAAAACTAGCTTCCCCGCAATCCCCTCGTCGACCATCTGGCGTGCCACCAACTGGCTCATATGAAAACTGCTGCAAAGCGTTCCCTGGACCACCTTCTCAAAGTCTTCCGGCTGCAGATCGAGAAATGGAGAGACCTTCTGAAAAGCGGGACAGCTAACCAGACCATACACCGGCCCGGCATACTCCACCGCGTCGCGAAGCAAACCTTCGCAGCCTGCCCGCGTGAAGACATCGGCTTCGACACCTTTCACGCTGGCACCCTGGTCGCGCAGCTCCTGCACGGTTGCCTTCAGGTCTTGGCTTCCGGGGCGATCATTGATGATCAGAACAGCACCTTCGCGCGCCAATTCGACAGCGCACCCCTTCCCGATCCCTCTGCCTGCTGCCGTAACAATGATCGCTTTATCTTTTAGTTTCATGCGTTTTGTTTGGGTTCCGTGGAACGGTCGCTGGTCGTCGAAAACGCCTCGTCGAATTCGTTAGGCATTTTCTCCAGGCAGTGTTCGAAAATGATTTCGCAATTCCGGCTCCGTAGTGGACGAGGGCACGAGTCCCGCCGCGCCACGACGCCGCAAGGACTTGTAGCCGCAGAGACTCGAGGACTCGTAGCCTCGTCCACTACCATCACCCGTGTGAAATGTTCTCTCCGTAGTGGACGAGGCCACGAGTCCCGCCGCGCCGCAGAGACGTACGGACTCGTAACCTCGTCCACTACCTTCGACGCAGGAGCAAGGACTCGTGGCCTCGTCCAATACCTTAGCCGTCCGCAGGCAGCGCTGTCGCTTGAATGAGCGCTCGGATATATCCGAAAGCAAAGTACCGGGCCAACATGGTATATCCCGGTTGCCCCTGCTCCTCACCAACCAGTTGAGGCACGTGATCGGGACGGATCGGTCCGGTAAATCCAATCTCCTGGTAGGCCTTCATCGCCGCCACCATATCGGTTGGGCCATTGTCGTGGAACGTCTCAACGAAGTCGTCGGCGGTCCCTTGGACGTCTCGAAAATGAACGTAGCGGATCCGCTTTCCCCATCGCCGGATCGTGCCTGGAATATCGGCTCCCATTGCGGCGAAGTTCCCCTGGCAAAAGCAGATCCCGTTGCTTGGCGAAGCGGAAATTTCAAGCAACCGGTCAAAGTCCTCGACGCGATTCATGATCCGAGCATGTTTGCCAAACGATGCCAGCGGGGGATCATCGGGATGCATCGCCAAGGCGACGCCAGCCGCTTCGGCTGCAGGCAACAACTCCTCCAGAAACCGCTGAAGGTTGCGCCACATTTGGTCGGTGGAGATTGGCGCAATCGAATCGGCACTCGAGATGGAATGCAACGATGCCGCCGATTCCGCATCCGAACTGCGAAAGGCGGTTGTGAGCGCCCCACCTCGCGCCGGAACCTTTGTGTCGGTTCGAGCCCAATCGGTTGCCGGCATAAAGTTGTAGCAACAGATGGGCACCTGAGCCTCGCCCATGATGGCAAACAACCGCTTCATGCGGCTGAAATCATTCGCCTGATCCGTGGTGCCTAAGATGGCATTTTGAATCGGCAGTTCCCCCTCGATCGCAGCGATCTTGAGGCCATGGCGACTCAATCGCTCGCGGGTTTCCAAAAGATCCCGAAGCTCTAAGCCCGGATAACGGATGGCGACAGCGCTGACGCCCAACTGGGCCACGCGCGCCAAGTTCTCATCATCCAAAGGTGTCACCACAGATGACAACTGCATATCAAACTTTTCTAGCGTGAGGGGATCGAAGACAGCTGCCGCTCAACCAATCAGTGCAAACGAACTTTGCACTGCACGCGGTACTTCCGGAGGGTCCGCGCGGCCGAAAAGGAACGCCTATTCCAGGTCAAAATCAATCGTCTGCGCACCGTCGCCCGACTGGATCTCCGCGGTCAATACAGACTTGTCGTTGTACTTTGCGGGAATCGCCATCGTTTTTGGTTTAGCGCCGCCACGGTCCAATTCGTCTTGTGAGACACCAGCCGCCGAAGGCACCGCGACAATCATCACCTTCGCCGGACCAATGACTACGCCCCCGCGCTGTGCGATTTCAAAAACGCCGTTCGAAATTTGTGCGGCCGACACCGGTCCGTCTCCTTCTGGAGCGATCCGTATTTCTCCCGAAGGCACGATTTCGCCTTGATAGGTAACGCGCCCCGTCACGACGCGTCGTTCCGGTCCACTTTCGCTAGAGCAGCCTCCAGAAACGAGAAGCCCCAACGCGATCAAACCCACGATGCGAAACTCGAACGGTCTCATAAATCTTGACCCATCTATTATGGAATATCGAAAGAAAGTTGGGGAGGCAAAACCGAGAGTTCCCCCACGACAGCCCTCCAACCTTAGCAAAACAGTACACGAAATCAATCACTTTTTGTGCACCATCCACGAAGAACGGCGGGTTGAAGTAACAGGAATCATCGACGAATAGGCATATTCACAACCGAAATCGCAGCAAAAGGGCTCCAACGAGCCCAATCTCGGCTCGTCGGACCATGTAAATATTGAGTTCATTTTATTGTTGATATTGTACACAGCAGGTGCTATTCTGAACGGGATGATCACCGAGAAGAAACCACAGCGGCTTGTCCTGCTGAACGCGAGTGAGAAATGCTATTCCGTGTTGCGGAAGATGCTTGTGTGCGGCCAGATCCCCGCCGGCAGTCGTTTGGCGGAAGTCGAATGGTCACAACGGCTAGGGGCTCAGCGAGCTGCGTTGCGCGAGGCGATGATACTTCTTACCCACGATGGGCTTCTGATACGGCGAGCGACCGGAGGCTTTTTTGTGCCGACCACCGAAGAGGTCCACTACGACTCGCTTTGGGACGCCAGAGTCGTTCTCGAAATCGGCGCGCTCGAATTAACGTTTGGTCCCGATGCAGCCCCCCAAAACTTGTCCCCGCTTAAGAAGATCTGCAGCACGATGGAAGACCTGCATCTGGCAGGGTTGACGATGGGGTTTTATGAATCCGATTTTCTGTTCCATCAGACCCTCTTAGAACTCTCGGGAAACGAAATCCTTGCGAAGATGTTTTCCCATTCGGCCCAACATTTTTATCCGCTCGCTCCGGTCACCGAAGACATCCGCAAACAAAACCAAGCGGTCGTGATTCAAGAGCACCGCGAAATCATTGCGAAATTGGAAGCCAATCAAATCAAAGCAGCTTCCGAACTTCTAAGAGAACACATCACGCGAGCCAAAGTCGCTAAAGCCTGGACAGCGCGTTGAAAATAGCCTCGAACACCCCACCGAATCTTTAGCTCCTTCCCCCTTCCCGCCTCCACTTCTAGATCCACTCTTTTTTCCCTTTTGATTTTAGGAATAGACAATGATTCCGCAGAACAAACGCATCTTGCTGCGCCGTGGTTTTACACTCGTCGAACTTTTAGTCGTGATTGCGATCATCGGCATTTTGGTCGGGCTGTTGTTGCCTGCAGTCCAGGCCGCACGCGAAGCCGCACGCCGCATGTCCTGTTCGGCCAACTACAAACAAGTTGCATTGGCGATTCACAACTATCACGACACCCACCGAACCTTTCCCTTGGGGGGAGGAATCACCGGTGGTTGCAGCGGCCTTACCGGCCCTCACATGTTCTCGTGGGGCGTTCATACGTTGCCGTTCATCGAACAGAGCGCGCGTTATGATGCGATTGAATTCAACGTCAACAATTATGTTACGGGCTACGGCCCAAACCATGATCCGGACATCGCGTTGGGACCAATCCCCGTTTATCTTTGTCCTTCCAATCCGCAAAGCGATACGATGGTCAACACCGGTTTAGCCGGACTCGTTGATGCCTTTGCCCGCACCGACATGGCTGGCGTTGCGGATTCTCGTGACTGGCGTTGCAACAGTTCGGGAACCACGGGGGTTCGCCCGCGATCCGACGGCAACGGCATTTTTTATGGCGGGTCCTCTACCAAGTTCCGCGACATCATCGATGGCACCTCCAACACACTGCTGATCGGCGAAGTCACCGGCGACTTGAATCCAGCGAACACCCTGAACGCCAATACTTATTCCTTATATGACGTCTTCGATACCTCGACCGGTATCAACGGGCCATTCACCTTGCCCGGCGGAGGAACTTTCAATTACCGGCCGCAAGGTTTTTCGAGCTATCACCCCGGTGGCGCCCACTTCGCACTCGCCGACGGCAGCGTTCGATTGTTCACCGAAACGATGGACCAGACGCTTCTTTATGGCCTGACGACACGAGGTGGAGGCGAAGTCCTGCAAGACTTCTAAACCACATCGTTAGGCTTCGAACGACACTTCTTAAACTCCCCACCTACTTTCGAGATTTGTTTGATGATCCGATTGCCGCTTGTTGGTACTACGCTATTTGTTTTGTTGGTTGTCGCAATCGGTCCCGCTCAAGCTGACGAGCCTCTTTCCCTTGCTCAATTGAAAGCAGACAGGGAGCAGGCCACTCAGCGCGAGCGGCGGATCATTTTTAATAACGACGGAAACGAACCGGTCTATCTCTGTCGCGATACGACACCCGAGGAACTGCTTCGTCACCGCACCTCTCCGTTGGTGAACACCCACGTCGATACGATTTTCTATTGCACGTGGAGCAGCGGCTTCGGCATGTTCACCCACGACACGAAAGTGGGGAATGTCTTTAAGACAAAAGAAGGTTTGTTCTCCAAGAACTCGATCGAAAAAATGCTTGACGCGGGAACCGACCCGCTGCAAGTCATGGCCGATTTCGGCAAGAAGAATGACATCGAAATCTTCTGGTCGTTTCGCATGAACGACACGCATGACGCGGGCCTATCGGGATACGGGCCGATCATGTTGCGAGCGAACCCGTTGAAGCTCGAGCATCCCGAATGGCTGATCGGGACCCCGAAAAATCGCCCCAAGTTCGGCGGTTGGAGCGCTGTCGATTTCACTCGCCCTGAGATTCGCGATCTTGCGGTCGCGTATGTCGAAGAGGTTTGCCAGAACTACGGCATCAACGGAATCGAACTCGACTTCTTTCGACACCCAGTCTTCTTCAAACGGGCAGCCCAATCGGGAACGCCCTGCAACGAAGAAGAACGAAATCTGATGACGGACATGATTCGTCGAATCAGAAAAGTCACGGAAATCGAAGGACAAAAGCGAGGCACCCCGATCCTGCTTTCGGTCCGCGTCCCCGACTCGGTCTCCTACTGCCGTGACAGTGGTCTCGATATCGAGAAATGGATGCAAGACGATTTGATCGACCTGATGACGGTGTCGGGATATTACCGGCTGAGCCCATGGGAGGATTCGGTCAAACTAGGGAACAAGTACAACGTTCCGGTCTACCCGTCGTTGGATGAATCCCGCGTCCGAGATCCCGAGGCTAAAAAACTGCGAATGACGGTTGAGGCCTATCGCGGCCGCGCATTGGCCGCTCGAAGCGCCGGCATGGCGGGACTCAACCTATTCAATTCGTTTGATCCCCACGCGCCCATCTGGAAAGAGCTTGGTGAGCCGGCAACACTCGCCCGGCAAGACCATGATTATTTTGCCAGCATCCGAGGCGTCGGAGCGGCCGCAGGAGGCGCCTTGCCGCATCGCAGCTACCAAAAGATCGCCACGCTCAATCCGAAAGCAGCGGTTTCGGTAGCACCCGACAAAGCGGCGACGGTCAGTTTCTACAACGGCGTGGAATATCAAAAGCTGGATTCCGCCACTCCGCCCCAAATCACACTCCGTCTTCAGTTTGACAAGGAAGCTCCTCAGAACATCCAAGTCGCGCTCAATGGAGTCGCGCTGAAGCCATCGACCGCTGCGGATGGATGGCTGGAATGCACAGTGGATCCTGGAATGCTCAAGCTGAATGAAAACCAAGTCACGGTTTCACTCGGCGACAAAGACGCGGCGGC from Rosistilla carotiformis includes the following:
- a CDS encoding DUF1559 domain-containing protein; amino-acid sequence: MARIKRQGFTLVELLVVIAIIGILVGLLLPAVQAAREAARRMQCSNNLKQIGLALHNYHDTYNTLPPAVITPAADPSDTTANNPIGGGNVESWGWAAFILPFIEQGALHQSAGIGEGRLLELEVNNAAKVVVSAYRCPSDVGTDVGDAAQRFLKGAGSNYAVYNNSRSGVFYHNTTPDGGFYQNKSRKFRDVTDGLSNSMAVGESCSRLNGQTMSLKSWAGCFYGEDGNCLDEVGLSGRWPINDSTGSIDQKGEALSSLHPGGAMVQLFDGSIRFLSENIQFARSAAPNNNTSACDSLYEFLIGINDGNPLGDF
- a CDS encoding DUF1559 domain-containing protein, with amino-acid sequence MIRTQRRGFTLVELLVVIAIIGILVGLLLPAVQAAREAARRMQCSNNLKQIGLALHNYHDTFKSFPSAAIYTGQAPKQSPPLTSNRCNGRDEFWGATWMVLILPFIEQQAAHNQMDFGQVARSTVNNAITGETMEAYNCPSHPGVGSRLTQDYNGFAKGNYAANGGTHYTQDMSTFTSSTYKGPFSLPAQYGAKFRDITDGTSQVIAVGDIVASLGNTGDDRGAWGWPSGVIFGLRASAFANGLLTPNDSRQTDCTAYASNDNSNVNFNQRNNPDCSTTQGMALRSYHPGGVQTVFCDGSVHFITETIDEVIYENLLRIQDGQPIGPY
- a CDS encoding sulfatase family protein, with product MYRSILFAAFAGFCLFRCEISPAATPNFVIIFADDQGYGDLGCFGSEKIKTPNIDRMAKEGRRMTNFMVASPVCTPSRAALLTGCYPKRVGLHEHVLFPQSTKGLNPAEHTIADHLKGLGYATACFGKWHLGHHPETLPRQHGFDTYLGIPYSNDMNHPDNKGKPRVASDELWRSPESALTLWNTPLVENETIVELPVDQRTVTRRYTDRAIEFIRENQKKPFFVYLPHSMPHIPLYVPEDAYDADPQNAYTCVIEHIDAEVGRLIDTIRKLELAENTYVIYTSDNGPWLQFKNHGGSAGPLRAGKGTTFEGGQRVPCVVWGPGRIPAGTQCDELMGTIDLLPSIAALTASKLPSDRKIDGMNLAHLLTGESGEASRDEFVYYTSRGDLEGLRQGKWKLLVKAPPKKKPSAKLKTDTNLPQRMLFDLQADVGEQTNLADAHPDRVAAMEARMKALDAEITANARPTWNK
- a CDS encoding SDR family NAD(P)-dependent oxidoreductase; this translates as MKLKDKAIIVTAAGRGIGKGCAVELAREGAVLIINDRPGSQDLKATVQELRDQGASVKGVEADVFTRAGCEGLLRDAVEYAGPVYGLVSCPAFQKVSPFLDLQPEDFEKVVQGTLCSSFHMSQLVARQMVDEGIAGKLVFISSVLAQRPMAQKSAYCAAKAGLNQLAMTIAVELASRHINVNVIEPGWIDTPGEREAFTPKFFEEEAPKLPWGRLGSARDIGRAATFLMSPDADYITGTVLPVDGAFRYRDGRMLD
- a CDS encoding mannonate dehydratase, which encodes MQLSSVVTPLDDENLARVAQLGVSAVAIRYPGLELRDLLETRERLSRHGLKIAAIEGELPIQNAILGTTDQANDFSRMKRLFAIMGEAQVPICCYNFMPATDWARTDTKVPARGGALTTAFRSSDAESAASLHSISSADSIAPISTDQMWRNLQRFLEELLPAAEAAGVALAMHPDDPPLASFGKHARIMNRVEDFDRLLEISASPSNGICFCQGNFAAMGADIPGTIRRWGKRIRYVHFRDVQGTADDFVETFHDNGPTDMVAAMKAYQEIGFTGPIRPDHVPQLVGEEQGQPGYTMLARYFAFGYIRALIQATALPADG
- a CDS encoding GntR family transcriptional regulator; translated protein: MITEKKPQRLVLLNASEKCYSVLRKMLVCGQIPAGSRLAEVEWSQRLGAQRAALREAMILLTHDGLLIRRATGGFFVPTTEEVHYDSLWDARVVLEIGALELTFGPDAAPQNLSPLKKICSTMEDLHLAGLTMGFYESDFLFHQTLLELSGNEILAKMFSHSAQHFYPLAPVTEDIRKQNQAVVIQEHREIIAKLEANQIKAASELLREHITRAKVAKAWTAR
- a CDS encoding DUF1559 domain-containing protein, whose translation is MIPQNKRILLRRGFTLVELLVVIAIIGILVGLLLPAVQAAREAARRMSCSANYKQVALAIHNYHDTHRTFPLGGGITGGCSGLTGPHMFSWGVHTLPFIEQSARYDAIEFNVNNYVTGYGPNHDPDIALGPIPVYLCPSNPQSDTMVNTGLAGLVDAFARTDMAGVADSRDWRCNSSGTTGVRPRSDGNGIFYGGSSTKFRDIIDGTSNTLLIGEVTGDLNPANTLNANTYSLYDVFDTSTGINGPFTLPGGGTFNYRPQGFSSYHPGGAHFALADGSVRLFTETMDQTLLYGLTTRGGGEVLQDF
- a CDS encoding glycoside hydrolase family 10 protein, translated to MIRLPLVGTTLFVLLVVAIGPAQADEPLSLAQLKADREQATQRERRIIFNNDGNEPVYLCRDTTPEELLRHRTSPLVNTHVDTIFYCTWSSGFGMFTHDTKVGNVFKTKEGLFSKNSIEKMLDAGTDPLQVMADFGKKNDIEIFWSFRMNDTHDAGLSGYGPIMLRANPLKLEHPEWLIGTPKNRPKFGGWSAVDFTRPEIRDLAVAYVEEVCQNYGINGIELDFFRHPVFFKRAAQSGTPCNEEERNLMTDMIRRIRKVTEIEGQKRGTPILLSVRVPDSVSYCRDSGLDIEKWMQDDLIDLMTVSGYYRLSPWEDSVKLGNKYNVPVYPSLDESRVRDPEAKKLRMTVEAYRGRALAARSAGMAGLNLFNSFDPHAPIWKELGEPATLARQDHDYFASIRGVGAAAGGALPHRSYQKIATLNPKAAVSVAPDKAATVSFYNGVEYQKLDSATPPQITLRLQFDKEAPQNIQVALNGVALKPSTAADGWLECTVDPGMLKLNENQVTVSLGDKDAAAKWTDLRCTVRWNQDK